The Apium graveolens cultivar Ventura chromosome 6, ASM990537v1, whole genome shotgun sequence genome contains a region encoding:
- the LOC141663547 gene encoding F-box/FBD/LRR-repeat protein At1g13570-like isoform X2: MASDAKTRQFEYGGAAVDRISSLPTSLMDSILERLLTDDAARTSVISKTWRDVWRMHPRIHLDENLISELVFEKFSELDEHTQLLELSRTITDIFSAHRGPVLDFLLFIPENLPIHQTLDMAIWIRNISDSGVRKLKLLNESLFNPFIVPSYFFSCSQLTHLTLVNCELNPPFGFGGFCNLISVELKYVAIYADMSLGTQLKELDMEICTGIEHLGCQFNCENKVTSLRIVDCEVIYYQWFECIQKLQVLELGMNELPSTGKQVITLDKLVHNMPRLGSLFLDGFFLKILKPGAATFMRLSRTMENLKYLYLHCIELYELDQSQHVLCLVRSSLICNFLKSI; the protein is encoded by the exons ATGGCTAGTGATGCGAAAACTAGGCAATTTGAATATGGAGGCGCAGCAGTTGATAGGATCAGCAGCTTGCCCACAAGCTTAATGGACTCAATCCTAGAACGCTTACTGACTGATGATGCGGCAAGGACAAGTGTTATCTCTAAAACATGGAGGGATGTGTGGCGAATGCACCCCCGAATACATTTGGATGAAAATTTAATCTCAGAATTGGTTTTTGAGAAGTTTTCTGAGTTAGATGAACATACTCAATTATTAGAACTTTCACGAACAATTACTGATATATTTTCAGCTCATAGAGGCCCAGTTTTGGATTTCCTTCTTTTCATTCCTGAAAACCTGCCTATTCATCAAACTCTAGATATGGCTATATGGATTAGAAACATATCAGACAGTGGTGTTAGGAAACTGAAGCTTCTTAATGAATCACTCTTTAACCCCTTCATTGTGCCCTCTTATTTCTTTTCCTGTTCGCAATTAACTCATTTGACCCTCGTGAACTGCGAACTAAATCCACCCTTTGGATTCGGAGGATTTTGTAACCTGATTAGTGTTGAACTTAAGTATGTCGCAATATATGCTGACATGTCATTAGGCACTCAACTCAAGGAATTGGATATGGAAATTTGCACTGGGATTGAACATTTGGGATGCCAGTTTAACTGTGAAAATAAGGTCACTTCATTGAGAATCGTTGACTGTGAAGTAATTTATTACCAATGGTTTGAATGCATCCAAAAATTGCAAGTTCTTGAGCTTGGGATGAATGAATTGCCAAGTACCGGTAAGCAGGTGATAACTTTGGACAAGCTAGTCCACAATATGCCTAGACTCGGTTCTCTTTTTCTTGATGGCTTCTTTCTCAAG ATTCTTAAACCAGGTGCAGCTACTTTCATGAGGCTTTCAAGAACTATGGAGAACTTGAAATATCTGTACCTGCACTGTATTGAATTGTATGAATTGGATCAGAGTCAACATGTTCTTTGTCTGGTCAGAAGTTCCCTAATCTGCAACTTCTTAAAATCGATCTG
- the LOC141663547 gene encoding F-box/FBD/LRR-repeat protein At1g13570-like isoform X1 produces the protein MASDAKTRQFEYGGAAVDRISSLPTSLMDSILERLLTDDAARTSVISKTWRDVWRMHPRIHLDENLISELVFEKFSELDEHTQLLELSRTITDIFSAHRGPVLDFLLFIPENLPIHQTLDMAIWIRNISDSGVRKLKLLNESLFNPFIVPSYFFSCSQLTHLTLVNCELNPPFGFGGFCNLISVELKYVAIYADMSLGTQLKELDMEICTGIEHLGCQFNCENKVTSLRIVDCEVIYYQWFECIQKLQVLELGMNELPSTGKQVITLDKLVHNMPRLGSLFLDGFFLKILKPGAATFMRLSRTMENLKYLYLHCIELYELDQSQHVLCLVRSSLICNFLKSICFMEYRAMMV, from the exons ATGGCTAGTGATGCGAAAACTAGGCAATTTGAATATGGAGGCGCAGCAGTTGATAGGATCAGCAGCTTGCCCACAAGCTTAATGGACTCAATCCTAGAACGCTTACTGACTGATGATGCGGCAAGGACAAGTGTTATCTCTAAAACATGGAGGGATGTGTGGCGAATGCACCCCCGAATACATTTGGATGAAAATTTAATCTCAGAATTGGTTTTTGAGAAGTTTTCTGAGTTAGATGAACATACTCAATTATTAGAACTTTCACGAACAATTACTGATATATTTTCAGCTCATAGAGGCCCAGTTTTGGATTTCCTTCTTTTCATTCCTGAAAACCTGCCTATTCATCAAACTCTAGATATGGCTATATGGATTAGAAACATATCAGACAGTGGTGTTAGGAAACTGAAGCTTCTTAATGAATCACTCTTTAACCCCTTCATTGTGCCCTCTTATTTCTTTTCCTGTTCGCAATTAACTCATTTGACCCTCGTGAACTGCGAACTAAATCCACCCTTTGGATTCGGAGGATTTTGTAACCTGATTAGTGTTGAACTTAAGTATGTCGCAATATATGCTGACATGTCATTAGGCACTCAACTCAAGGAATTGGATATGGAAATTTGCACTGGGATTGAACATTTGGGATGCCAGTTTAACTGTGAAAATAAGGTCACTTCATTGAGAATCGTTGACTGTGAAGTAATTTATTACCAATGGTTTGAATGCATCCAAAAATTGCAAGTTCTTGAGCTTGGGATGAATGAATTGCCAAGTACCGGTAAGCAGGTGATAACTTTGGACAAGCTAGTCCACAATATGCCTAGACTCGGTTCTCTTTTTCTTGATGGCTTCTTTCTCAAG ATTCTTAAACCAGGTGCAGCTACTTTCATGAGGCTTTCAAGAACTATGGAGAACTTGAAATATCTGTACCTGCACTGTATTGAATTGTATGAATTGGATCAGAGTCAACATGTTCTTTGTCTGGTCAGAAGTTCCCTAATCTGCAACTTCTTAAAATCGATCTG